ACTCTTCTTACTCTTCTTACTGCTCTTGTGAACTCTCGGCTCCGGCCTTTTTGCAATTGAGTCCGGTTTTTGGATTCTAAGAGATTGACGACGCCTTTCATTGGGGACTCCTTTTTGATTTCCCTTCATAACTTCCCTGTACAAGACATTACAACACTCAATGAAACTaaattcaaaccgcaaaacaacAACACAACATCAACTAAGTTTCCccaatacaattttattaacaaaaattaaatacaatttaTCACTCAAATcggaaacacacaaaaaaaaaacgcatcAGTCTACATACAGATTCGATGTAATATATACCTAAACAATAGATTTACCAAGTTCTTATCCAATTTCAAAGCCAATATCTAAACATAAGACACATTCAAAGTTTTCCCCaaatttgttttcaaatctACATACAAATTCGACCAAATAACTACCAAATAAAGGGAAACTAATCACTTACCACAAGGAACGAAGATGGAGCTTCGATTTCGACAATTTcgacaaagaaagaagaagaaatgaagcGGTCTCGACTTTAGGGTTTCAGACAAGAGAGACAAAGAGATAGTTGAGACACAAACGAACAAGGAAGAACGAAGATGGATTTTCGAATTAGATGGAGAATGAACAAGGAAGAACGAAGATGGATACTCTAGGGTTTCAATCTCCGATTTCGCAATAGAGAGTGTCGCAAGGGGAAGGTTGGGGGAGAGACAGACCCgatgattgaaaattttggagaAGAGAATGTTGAGTAATTCAAAACGACATCGTTTTGGTTTAGATGGAtcgggttttagggtttttattgTATGGATCGGATCTTTCTGGTTGGATCTTGTAAATAACTCAATTATTTTAGGGCAATCCGTCTTTAGTCacgttttctatttaaaaaaaaatgaaaaaaaaattatattataataaagagATAAATGGGGATTTTTTTGGAGGGTAGAGGGCATATGGAGTTAAGCTCCCATGTTCACAGAGAGATCTATCTATCCACGGATCGCGTGCTCCTCACTCGCCACATGTAAGGTTACGTTCGACGTGCGACGTCATAGGAAGGAATCTTTGGCGCGTTATAAAAGAATTGCGGCGGAGTATTTCGTTACGTCTCCATTATTTTCGAGAGAGGAGCGAGCGAATCTCGGCGCGATGGCTGCGAACGGTGATGATGCATCTCTCCCTCTAATAAAACCTCCACCGTCTGCAGCGACGGGAGATAGAACATCGGCTATTCAGACGCTCGGGAACATTATCGTCTCCATCGTCGGTACAGGCGTCCTTGGACTCCCTTACGCGTTCCGCATCGCAGGATGGTTTGCTGGATCACTTGGTGTCATTATCGTTGGATTCGCTACCTATTACTGCATGCTCCTTCTCGTTAGTTCCCCTCTCTTTTAACCTCCTGACTTGAAAATGAAACTGGATTTGGTTTCTCTATGGCATTCGGATCGGATCAATTTCCTAGATTTTATTCGGGTTTTGTATATGTTTGGATCGAGTTtggttaataatattttgaattcaGGTAGATTTTATTCCGAAttcattttggttttgattaatAATACTTCAAACTCGAAGATTTTCAATAtcatatcaaaacaaaaaatgaaattaagtatttgtgttatttgtttaggttttgaatatttatttaggATATTAATTCAGATATTcaaattaagtatttttttctGGATATTTGTTCGAGTTCAGATAGATTGGATTTGGATAGATCCAGATATAGATCCAGGTTTTTCGGTTTAGGTTCGGTTTAGATACAGATCCTAGTCTCTATGGAATTATCTAACAATTCCGAGAAGATTTGACTCCTATGTGCAAATGTCAAAGTGTTCGTTAATCTCTAGGAATCTCAATGTTTATACACTGTGAAttgtttttgatatattttttttttgcagattcaATGCAGAGATAAGCTAGAATCggaagaaggacaagaagaatCCAAAACATACGGTGACTTAGGATTCAAATGCATGGGAACAAAAGGTCGTTACCTAACCGAGTTCCTCATCTTCACCGCTCAATGCGGTGGATCAGTAGCCTATCTAGTCTTCATAGGCACGAACATGTCATCCATCTTCACATCATACGGTTTAAGCATGGTCTCTTTCATCTTGATCCTAGTCCCAATCGAGGTCGCGTTGTCATGGATCACTTCTCTATCGGCTCTCTCGCCTTTCAGCATCTTTGCCGATATATGCAACATCATAGCCATGTGTTTCGTCGTGAAAGAAAACGTGGAGATGGTGATCGAAGGAGACTTCTCGTTTGGTGACAGAACGGCTGTTTCGTCTACTATTGGAGGGTTGCCGTTTGCTGGAGGTGTTGCTGTGTTTTGTTTCGAGGGCTTTGCGATGACGTTGGCTCTTGAGAATTCTATGAAGGATAGAGAAGCTTTCCCTAAGCTTTTGGCTAAAGTGCTTGCTGGGATTACGTTTGTTTATGTGTTGT
The window above is part of the Brassica napus cultivar Da-Ae chromosome C3, Da-Ae, whole genome shotgun sequence genome. Proteins encoded here:
- the LOC106401499 gene encoding amino acid transporter ANT1; translation: MFTERSIYPRIACSSLATCKVTFDVRRHRKESLARYKRIAAEYFVTSPLFSREERANLGAMAANGDDASLPLIKPPPSAATGDRTSAIQTLGNIIVSIVGTGVLGLPYAFRIAGWFAGSLGVIIVGFATYYCMLLLIQCRDKLESEEGQEESKTYGDLGFKCMGTKGRYLTEFLIFTAQCGGSVAYLVFIGTNMSSIFTSYGLSMVSFILILVPIEVALSWITSLSALSPFSIFADICNIIAMCFVVKENVEMVIEGDFSFGDRTAVSSTIGGLPFAGGVAVFCFEGFAMTLALENSMKDREAFPKLLAKVLAGITFVYVLFGFCGYMAYGDETKDIITLNLPKNWSAIAVQIGLCVGLTFTFPIMVHPLNEIIEQKLKRVDWLQKHNHNYSNETSSVSNYVIFTTRTLLVVGLAAIASLVPGFGTFASLVGSTLCALISFVLPASYHLTLLGPSLSLWSKSVDVFIVICGLLFAVYGTYNTIVGV